From the Leptotrichia sp. oral taxon 221 genome, one window contains:
- a CDS encoding branched-chain amino acid ABC transporter permease, protein MLKNFIEQTINGLQAGSIYALIALGYTMVYGIVGLINFAHGDILMIGSYIVLVCLSFGIPFIPALVISIVFCAILGVLIDFFAYRPLRNAPKISALITAIGMSFLLESVALIVFGANPRVINTNAIPSFLSADSNIKLGAINISVLTIFVIAITLICMYVLNLFIKKTKLGKATRAVSQDTGAAKLMGINVNLTIAITFAIGSGLGALGGVLYAIMYPRIEPYMGMLPGLKAFIAAVFGGIGSIPGAMVGGYVLGIVESYTKGYISSTWANPIVFGVLVLILIFRPNGLFGKNQKEKV, encoded by the coding sequence ATGTTAAAAAACTTTATAGAACAGACTATCAATGGTCTTCAAGCTGGTAGTATTTATGCGTTAATTGCATTAGGTTATACTATGGTTTATGGGATTGTTGGACTTATAAATTTTGCACATGGTGATATATTGATGATTGGATCTTACATTGTTTTAGTTTGTCTTTCATTTGGAATACCGTTTATTCCAGCACTTGTAATATCTATTGTTTTTTGTGCTATATTAGGTGTACTTATTGACTTTTTTGCATACAGACCTTTGAGAAATGCACCAAAAATTTCTGCATTGATTACTGCGATTGGAATGAGTTTCTTGTTAGAAAGTGTTGCTTTAATTGTGTTTGGAGCTAATCCAAGAGTAATTAATACAAATGCTATTCCTTCATTCTTGTCGGCTGATAGCAACATTAAATTAGGAGCTATCAACATTAGTGTGCTTACTATTTTTGTTATTGCGATTACTTTAATCTGTATGTATGTTTTAAATTTATTTATCAAAAAAACAAAATTAGGAAAAGCTACAAGAGCCGTTTCTCAAGATACTGGAGCTGCTAAATTAATGGGAATTAACGTTAACTTGACTATCGCAATTACTTTTGCTATTGGTTCTGGATTAGGAGCTTTAGGTGGAGTTTTATATGCGATAATGTATCCAAGAATAGAACCTTACATGGGTATGTTACCTGGATTAAAAGCGTTTATTGCAGCCGTATTTGGTGGAATAGGAAGTATTCCTGGAGCAATGGTTGGAGGTTACGTTTTAGGAATTGTTGAATCTTATACAAAAGGTTATATTTCTTCTACTTGGGCAAATCCTATTGTTTTTGGAGTATTAGTTTTAATACTTATATTTAGACCAAACGGATTATTTGGTAAAAATCAAAAAGAAAAAGTTTAA
- a CDS encoding ABC transporter substrate-binding protein, with translation MKKLLFVMSLLLLFVVSCGSKKAADSNVIKIGVIAPLTGDVAQYGVAVKNGVQLKVDELNAAGGINGKKIELVVADSKGESQEAVNIFKKMVSQDKVNLVIGEVISSASIAVSELAQKAKVPMITASGTALDITKGKDYVFRTTFTDPFQGTAVAKYAKTKGIKKIAVLTNTSSDYSLGLAEAFKKQATQDGITIVEEKYTKDDKDFKSILTKIKGQNPEALYIPDYYNTNGLIATQANELGFKIPYLGGDGWDGIQTNFGKVAEGTIFSSQFAPDDTDPTVVKFIKDYKTKFNSNPLVFAALGYDTVIVVENAIKNSKDLSGESIRTAMAATKGLPLVTGTFQFDADRNPNKKVTFIEVKGGKLTLKEKL, from the coding sequence ATGAAAAAATTACTATTCGTAATGTCATTATTGTTATTGTTTGTTGTTAGCTGTGGTAGTAAAAAAGCGGCAGATAGCAACGTAATTAAAATTGGAGTTATCGCACCACTTACTGGTGATGTTGCTCAATATGGTGTGGCTGTAAAAAATGGAGTTCAATTAAAAGTTGATGAATTAAATGCAGCTGGTGGAATCAATGGTAAAAAAATTGAACTTGTTGTCGCAGATAGTAAAGGTGAATCACAAGAAGCTGTTAACATTTTCAAAAAAATGGTTTCACAAGATAAAGTAAACTTAGTTATCGGAGAAGTTATTTCTTCTGCTTCAATCGCAGTTTCAGAATTAGCTCAAAAAGCTAAAGTTCCTATGATTACTGCATCTGGAACAGCTTTAGATATCACAAAAGGTAAAGATTATGTATTCAGAACTACATTTACTGATCCTTTCCAAGGAACTGCTGTTGCAAAATATGCTAAAACAAAAGGTATCAAAAAAATTGCTGTTTTAACTAATACTTCAAGTGATTATTCATTAGGATTAGCTGAAGCATTCAAAAAACAAGCAACTCAAGATGGAATAACTATTGTTGAAGAAAAATATACTAAAGATGATAAAGACTTTAAATCAATTTTAACTAAAATTAAAGGACAAAATCCTGAAGCTCTTTATATCCCAGATTATTACAATACAAATGGATTAATTGCTACTCAAGCAAATGAATTAGGATTTAAAATTCCTTACTTAGGTGGAGACGGTTGGGATGGAATCCAAACTAACTTTGGAAAAGTTGCTGAAGGTACTATCTTCTCGAGTCAATTTGCTCCAGATGATACTGATCCAACTGTAGTAAAATTCATAAAAGATTACAAAACTAAATTTAACTCTAATCCTTTAGTATTTGCTGCATTAGGATATGATACAGTTATTGTTGTTGAAAATGCAATCAAAAATTCTAAAGACTTATCAGGAGAATCTATCAGAACTGCTATGGCAGCTACTAAAGGTTTACCTCTAGTTACTGGAACTTTCCAATTTGACGCTGATAGAAACCCTAATAAAAAAGTTACTTTCATAGAAGTTAAAGGTGGAAAACTTACATTAAAAGAAAAATTATAA
- a CDS encoding cupin domain-containing protein, which yields MLGTVENKAGLLFKGNNFKVVKKVINLGEQIPSHNHENEEIIFSVLKGKMEIFLNGEEKHILVPGDILHFDGKNFISGNALEDSEINITLILK from the coding sequence ATGTTAGGAACAGTGGAAAATAAAGCAGGATTATTGTTTAAAGGGAATAATTTCAAGGTAGTAAAAAAAGTGATAAATTTAGGAGAGCAAATACCTTCTCATAATCATGAAAATGAAGAAATTATTTTTTCTGTATTAAAAGGAAAAATGGAAATATTTTTAAATGGAGAAGAAAAACATATTTTGGTTCCAGGAGATATTTTGCATTTTGATGGGAAAAATTTTATTAGTGGAAATGCTTTGGAAGATTCTGAAATCAATATAACTTTGATTTTAAAATAG
- a CDS encoding ABC transporter ATP-binding protein, whose product MSLLKTTNLGISFGGLRAVDDVNIEIKEGELIGLIGPNGAGKTTIFNLLTGVYKPTDGDISINGTSVNKKTTPQIVTLGVARTFQNIRLFKNLSVLDNVKLALNNSMSYSTLSAVLRLPKYWREERIATDTALDLLDIFDMAEMANITAGNLSYGQQRKLEIARALATSPKLLLLDEPAAGMNPNETKELMNTIRFIRDKFKISILLIEHDMDLVMGICERLYVLNFGRIIASGLPEEIQNNKEVITAYLGE is encoded by the coding sequence ATGTCATTATTAAAAACGACGAATTTGGGAATATCATTTGGTGGACTTAGAGCCGTTGATGATGTAAACATTGAAATTAAAGAAGGCGAATTGATTGGATTGATTGGACCTAATGGAGCTGGAAAAACGACAATCTTTAACCTTTTAACAGGTGTTTACAAGCCTACTGACGGAGATATTTCAATAAACGGAACAAGCGTTAACAAAAAAACTACTCCACAAATAGTTACACTTGGAGTAGCTAGAACTTTCCAAAATATTAGATTATTTAAAAATTTATCAGTTTTAGATAATGTAAAATTAGCTTTAAACAATAGTATGAGTTATTCTACATTGTCTGCTGTTTTAAGACTTCCTAAATACTGGAGAGAAGAAAGAATAGCGACTGATACTGCATTAGACTTATTAGATATCTTTGATATGGCGGAAATGGCAAATATTACAGCTGGAAACTTATCATATGGTCAGCAAAGAAAATTGGAAATTGCGAGAGCACTTGCAACTTCTCCAAAATTATTATTGCTTGATGAACCAGCTGCGGGAATGAATCCTAACGAAACAAAAGAATTAATGAATACTATCCGTTTCATTAGAGACAAATTTAAAATTTCAATTTTATTAATCGAACACGATATGGATTTAGTAATGGGTATTTGTGAAAGATTATATGTTTTAAATTTTGGAAGAATTATTGCTTCGGGATTGCCTGAAGAAATTCAAAATAATAAAGAAGTTATTACTGCTTATTTGGGTGAGTAA
- a CDS encoding alpha-amylase codes for MENGVMIQYFEWNLPNDGKHWQRLKEDAKHLREIGVTGVWIPPAYKGTSQFDVGYGAYDLWDLGEFDQKGTVRTKYGTKQELIEAIEELHKYDIEVYLDAVLNHKGGADETETFLAIEVDPENRNVEISAPFDIDGWTKFTFPGRNNKYSAFKWNFTLFDGVDYDNRTGKNGIYKIVGDNKNWDQGVDSELGNYDYLMNADIDFSHPEVREEIIRWGKWVVNELKIDGFRMDAVKHINDEFMAEFLTRIRETYGEDFYSVGEYWRNDLGKLKEYLNNVGYETDLFDVGLHFNMFEASKNRRDYDLRRIFDNTIVAASPLEAVTFVDNHDSQRGSALESQIEDWFVPHAYALILLAKDGYPCLFYGNYYGIGGEKSPHQWIIDKLLEVRKNNAYGDQINYFDNPNVVAVHRTGKDEWTGCVAVLSNSDYDSEIQVEVGRERAGQIWQEVTGSGFEDVVINEEGKGDFRVKAEKIAVWVRKN; via the coding sequence ATGGAAAATGGAGTAATGATACAGTATTTTGAGTGGAATTTACCGAATGATGGAAAACATTGGCAAAGATTGAAGGAAGATGCAAAACATTTGAGAGAAATTGGTGTTACTGGAGTTTGGATTCCACCTGCATATAAAGGGACTTCGCAATTTGATGTTGGTTATGGAGCTTATGATTTGTGGGATTTGGGAGAATTTGATCAAAAAGGAACTGTTAGAACAAAATATGGGACGAAACAGGAATTGATTGAGGCGATTGAAGAATTGCATAAATACGATATTGAAGTTTATTTGGATGCTGTTTTGAATCATAAAGGTGGAGCAGATGAAACTGAAACGTTTTTAGCAATAGAAGTTGATCCTGAAAATCGAAATGTGGAAATATCAGCACCATTCGATATTGATGGATGGACGAAATTCACTTTTCCTGGAAGAAACAATAAGTATTCTGCGTTTAAGTGGAATTTTACTCTTTTTGATGGTGTTGATTACGATAATCGGACTGGAAAAAATGGAATTTATAAAATTGTTGGAGATAATAAGAATTGGGATCAGGGAGTAGATTCTGAATTGGGAAATTATGACTATTTAATGAACGCTGACATTGATTTTTCACATCCAGAAGTGCGTGAAGAAATAATTCGATGGGGAAAATGGGTTGTGAATGAATTGAAAATCGATGGATTTAGAATGGATGCCGTAAAACATATAAATGATGAATTTATGGCAGAATTTTTGACGAGAATAAGAGAGACTTATGGAGAAGATTTTTATTCTGTGGGAGAATATTGGCGTAATGATTTGGGGAAATTGAAGGAATATTTGAACAATGTTGGTTATGAAACTGATTTATTTGATGTTGGACTGCATTTCAATATGTTTGAAGCATCAAAAAATAGAAGAGATTATGATTTGAGAAGAATTTTTGATAATACGATAGTTGCTGCAAGTCCGTTAGAGGCTGTGACATTTGTAGATAATCACGATTCACAAAGAGGTAGTGCTTTAGAATCACAAATTGAAGATTGGTTTGTTCCACATGCATATGCTTTGATTTTATTAGCAAAAGATGGATATCCATGCCTATTTTATGGAAATTATTACGGTATAGGTGGTGAAAAAAGTCCACATCAATGGATAATTGACAAACTTTTAGAAGTGAGAAAAAACAATGCTTACGGAGACCAAATAAATTATTTCGATAATCCAAATGTAGTTGCGGTTCATAGAACTGGTAAAGATGAATGGACAGGTTGTGTTGCGGTACTTTCAAATTCTGATTATGATAGTGAAATTCAAGTAGAAGTTGGAAGAGAAAGAGCTGGACAAATTTGGCAAGAAGTTACTGGAAGTGGATTTGAGGATGTTGTGATTAATGAAGAAGGAAAAGGTGATTTTAGAGTAAAAGCTGAAAAAATCGCTGTTTGGGTGCGAAAAAATTAG
- a CDS encoding ABC transporter ATP-binding protein — protein sequence MLNVSDLNVYYGGIHAIKNISFNIKKGEIVSLIGANGAGKTSTLHAISGLVPIKAGEISLNGENITNIEAHKLIKKGMAHVPEGRRIFTQLTVVENLEMGAYTRNDRDEIKADMEKMFKLFPRLAERKKQLAGTMSGGEQQMLAMARALMSKPKLLLLDEPSMGLAPLLVQEIFKIVERINKEEGVTILLVEQNANMALSIADRGYVLETGKIILEGTGRGLLVNPEIKKAYLGG from the coding sequence ATTTTAAATGTAAGTGATTTGAATGTTTATTATGGTGGAATTCACGCTATAAAAAATATATCATTCAATATAAAAAAAGGAGAAATTGTTTCTCTTATTGGAGCTAATGGTGCTGGTAAAACTTCTACATTGCACGCAATTTCTGGGTTAGTTCCTATTAAAGCTGGAGAAATTTCTCTAAATGGTGAAAATATAACTAATATTGAAGCTCACAAACTTATAAAAAAAGGAATGGCACACGTTCCTGAAGGAAGAAGAATTTTTACTCAACTTACTGTTGTGGAAAATTTAGAAATGGGAGCTTACACTAGAAACGATAGAGATGAAATAAAAGCTGATATGGAAAAAATGTTTAAACTTTTCCCTAGATTGGCTGAAAGAAAAAAACAACTTGCTGGAACGATGAGTGGAGGAGAACAACAAATGCTAGCAATGGCAAGAGCCTTGATGTCTAAGCCAAAATTGTTACTTCTTGATGAACCATCAATGGGACTAGCACCTTTACTTGTTCAAGAAATTTTTAAAATTGTTGAACGTATTAATAAAGAAGAGGGCGTTACAATTCTACTTGTTGAACAAAACGCCAATATGGCACTTTCTATCGCTGATAGAGGATATGTTTTAGAAACTGGTAAAATTATTTTAGAAGGAACTGGTAGAGGATTATTAGTTAATCCTGAAATTAAAAAGGCATATTTGGGAGGATAA
- a CDS encoding TraX family protein — MSLFILKIIGILSMFLDHYYFIIGGPRILNIIGRVAFPIFAFALNEGYRHTKNLKLYLIRLGILALVIQLPLFFSSTKYPMNIFFTLFTGLLIITIMNTKKVNIFPKILIIASLFYITKKFEFDYSIYGILLIMIFNIFYNRKILIFVSFLFLNLIIVYFPEIFDLSEIQFYSIFSLIFIFLYNGKKGKSMKYFFYLFYPLHFFVIELINKFLIK; from the coding sequence ATGAGTTTATTTATTTTAAAAATAATTGGAATTTTGTCAATGTTTTTGGATCACTATTATTTTATTATTGGTGGTCCAAGAATTCTGAATATTATTGGGAGGGTCGCGTTTCCAATATTTGCTTTTGCATTAAATGAAGGTTACAGACATACAAAAAATTTAAAATTATATTTAATAAGGTTAGGGATACTTGCTTTGGTAATACAACTACCTTTATTTTTTTCAAGTACTAAATATCCAATGAACATATTTTTTACATTATTTACAGGTTTATTAATTATTACAATTATGAACACAAAAAAAGTTAATATTTTTCCAAAAATATTAATAATCGCTTCGTTGTTTTATATAACAAAAAAATTTGAATTTGACTATTCAATATACGGAATATTGTTGATAATGATTTTTAATATTTTTTATAATCGAAAAATATTGATTTTTGTCAGTTTTTTGTTTTTAAATTTAATAATTGTATATTTTCCAGAAATATTTGATTTGAGTGAAATACAGTTTTATTCGATATTTTCGTTAATATTTATTTTTTTGTATAATGGAAAAAAAGGGAAGAGTATGAAGTATTTTTTCTATTTATTTTATCCATTACATTTTTTTGTGATAGAGTTAATTAATAAATTTTTAATTAAATAA
- a CDS encoding D-alanyl-D-alanine carboxypeptidase family protein: MVGKLKKVIIATSLFAVLLNAEGTSEEGGASTSATSEKVTVREEKSSPKFEVKREEIHSKKKESGSSKIHEKQKKSIKKSENYSSKSHKSAVKNENIENNEVENNEIIISRVSSKPVNETANKILNDKKAKELNKKRAQIDSKKPVVKAVEKENEGESQYTGNLIQFVATTDGEVLKKEEETKKHPIASLTKVMNILVVLDQVDKGNAKLSDKVCFTSDTVNTGGSWLNAQPGDCYALKDLLRAEIIYSANNAAYLAASHIGKGNLDNFVKLMNKKAQELGMKNTEFHTPAGLPTSITKKGMDMSTAYDVYLLAKAAVKDKRISEWASEEELVLMNPRGEQVVYNNRNHLLDKYGIYGLKTGFHAQAGYNMMVASKMGNLDIISVSLGSKSDLDRTKDQETEFIDIKKKTKMIYKEGQEMSKFKVKNVKKKQIKGILSENVYQLSNTTDYKFRVKDLETVAGKDGIKKGDVIGKLEVLSKGRVVENVDILAEEDSKALTLFEKVLRTVTFGLI; the protein is encoded by the coding sequence ATGGTCGGTAAGTTAAAAAAAGTAATTATAGCAACAAGTTTATTTGCAGTTTTATTAAATGCAGAGGGAACTTCTGAGGAAGGAGGAGCTTCAACATCAGCAACATCTGAGAAAGTGACAGTTAGAGAGGAAAAAAGTTCACCAAAATTTGAAGTGAAAAGGGAAGAAATTCATTCTAAGAAAAAAGAATCTGGAAGTAGTAAAATTCATGAAAAGCAGAAAAAATCAATAAAAAAATCAGAGAATTATTCTTCTAAATCTCACAAATCTGCTGTGAAAAATGAAAATATAGAGAACAATGAAGTAGAGAATAATGAGATAATTATATCAAGAGTTTCTTCAAAACCAGTAAACGAAACAGCAAATAAGATTTTAAACGACAAAAAAGCTAAGGAATTAAATAAAAAAAGAGCACAAATAGATAGTAAAAAACCTGTAGTTAAAGCAGTGGAAAAAGAAAATGAAGGAGAATCTCAATATACTGGTAATTTAATTCAGTTTGTAGCGACAACTGATGGAGAGGTGTTGAAAAAAGAGGAAGAAACTAAAAAACATCCGATTGCATCTTTGACGAAAGTTATGAATATTTTAGTTGTTTTGGACCAAGTAGATAAAGGAAATGCAAAATTAAGTGATAAAGTTTGTTTTACATCTGATACGGTTAATACTGGTGGAAGCTGGTTAAATGCTCAACCTGGAGATTGTTATGCATTAAAAGATTTGCTGAGAGCAGAAATTATTTATTCTGCAAATAATGCGGCATACTTGGCAGCTAGTCATATTGGGAAAGGGAATTTGGATAATTTTGTGAAATTGATGAATAAAAAGGCACAAGAATTAGGAATGAAAAATACCGAATTTCATACACCAGCTGGACTGCCAACTTCTATTACAAAAAAAGGAATGGATATGTCTACAGCATATGATGTTTATTTATTGGCGAAAGCGGCGGTTAAAGATAAAAGGATTAGCGAATGGGCAAGTGAAGAAGAGTTAGTTTTAATGAATCCTAGAGGGGAACAAGTGGTTTATAATAATAGAAATCATTTGTTGGATAAATATGGAATTTATGGATTGAAAACAGGATTTCATGCTCAAGCTGGATATAATATGATGGTAGCTAGTAAAATGGGGAATTTAGATATAATTTCAGTTTCTCTTGGAAGTAAGAGTGATTTGGATAGAACAAAAGATCAAGAAACAGAATTTATTGACATCAAGAAAAAGACAAAAATGATTTACAAAGAAGGTCAAGAAATGAGTAAATTCAAAGTAAAAAATGTTAAGAAAAAACAAATTAAAGGGATTTTATCTGAAAACGTGTATCAATTAAGTAATACGACTGATTACAAATTTAGAGTAAAAGATTTAGAAACAGTTGCTGGAAAAGATGGAATAAAAAAAGGTGATGTTATCGGTAAATTAGAAGTTTTATCTAAAGGAAGAGTTGTTGAAAATGTTGATATTTTAGCAGAAGAAGATTCTAAGGCGCTTACTTTGTTTGAAAAAGTATTGAGAACGGTGACTTTTGGTTTAATTTAA
- the kdsB gene encoding 3-deoxy-manno-octulosonate cytidylyltransferase, which yields MKILGVIPARYASTRFEGKPLKDICGHSMIEWVYKRAKNADIDELVVATDDERIFEAVKNFGGNVVMTSSEHENGTSRIIEVINKNEFKNYDFVINIQGDEPLIDIESINILANNYRNEKSEIITLKQEIREEREILNPNIVKVITDFNENAIYFSRLPIPYERNKNENFKHFRHIGIYGYTTKFLNELKNLREGVLEKIESLEQLRFMENGHKIKVLETKSSVIGVDTEEDLKEVIEFIEKNGIKLD from the coding sequence ATGAAAATACTAGGAGTAATACCAGCGAGATATGCTTCAACAAGATTTGAGGGGAAACCATTAAAAGATATTTGTGGACATTCTATGATTGAGTGGGTTTACAAAAGAGCTAAAAATGCAGATATTGATGAGTTAGTTGTGGCGACTGATGACGAGAGAATTTTTGAGGCTGTGAAAAATTTTGGTGGAAATGTGGTTATGACATCGAGTGAGCATGAAAATGGGACTTCAAGAATAATTGAAGTTATAAATAAAAATGAGTTTAAAAATTATGATTTTGTAATAAATATTCAAGGGGATGAACCTTTGATTGATATTGAATCAATTAATATTTTAGCGAATAATTATCGAAATGAAAAATCGGAGATTATTACGTTGAAGCAGGAAATTCGTGAGGAAAGAGAAATTTTAAATCCAAATATTGTGAAAGTGATAACAGATTTTAATGAGAATGCAATATATTTTAGTCGTTTGCCAATTCCTTATGAACGTAATAAAAATGAGAATTTTAAACATTTTAGACATATTGGAATTTACGGATACACAACGAAATTTTTGAATGAATTGAAGAATTTGAGAGAAGGGGTGCTTGAAAAAATTGAGTCACTTGAGCAGTTGAGATTTATGGAAAATGGTCACAAAATAAAGGTTCTTGAGACAAAATCGAGCGTGATTGGTGTTGATACAGAGGAAGATTTAAAAGAAGTAATTGAATTTATTGAAAAAAATGGAATAAAATTAGATTAG
- a CDS encoding outer membrane beta-barrel protein codes for MKKMLLGLFLVAGLASFASAHKIEVKGGYDLGGKYKIKDAKNNTYIKNIDEDIDAKRNAFEAGAEYRYEVTPGLEVGAGVAYQQHNDLKDSKGELYNSVPIYGTAKYTFDTPTVVKPYIKGDLGYSANTDKAKDGLYYGAGAGVNVNNVNVDVMYKENQGKYKAGNDNIKANYKRVTLGVGYNFNLGQ; via the coding sequence ATGAAAAAAATGTTATTAGGATTATTTTTAGTTGCAGGATTAGCTTCTTTCGCTAGTGCTCACAAAATTGAAGTAAAAGGTGGATATGATTTAGGTGGAAAATATAAAATAAAAGATGCTAAAAACAATACTTATATCAAAAATATTGATGAAGATATTGATGCTAAAAGAAATGCTTTTGAAGCAGGAGCTGAATATAGATACGAAGTTACTCCTGGTTTAGAAGTTGGAGCTGGAGTAGCTTATCAACAACATAATGATTTAAAAGATTCAAAAGGTGAACTTTACAATTCAGTACCTATTTACGGAACTGCAAAATATACATTTGACACTCCAACAGTTGTTAAACCATACATTAAAGGAGATTTAGGATATTCTGCTAACACAGATAAAGCTAAAGATGGTTTATACTACGGAGCAGGTGCTGGAGTTAATGTTAATAATGTAAATGTTGACGTTATGTATAAAGAAAACCAAGGAAAATATAAAGCTGGAAACGATAACATTAAAGCTAACTATAAAAGAGTTACTCTTGGTGTAGGTTATAACTTCAATTTAGGACAATAA
- a CDS encoding polyphenol oxidase family protein, with protein MFVEKENYYFIEEFEKLGIKAVYTKKNAGNMSDYCPLENQVQGIQKENRKKLLEKLNLEGKQEVMAFQTHSANVFVIDENIDKYYYEKECDIDGFLTKRKDIAIFTFYADCLPIFVYDKKNEVIGVWHSGWPGTFKGMMKSGLEKMKEVFGTDPKDVLMGLGIGMQQKYYEVGLDFYENFVNKFGKESELIQKSFKWNENTGKYHFDNTKFNEIMALSLGIKPENLIVSYEDTFGEIDKLGNRSDKFHSHRREGKNAGRATAMISFSEK; from the coding sequence ATGTTTGTAGAAAAGGAAAATTATTATTTTATTGAAGAGTTTGAAAAACTTGGGATAAAAGCAGTTTATACGAAGAAAAATGCTGGAAATATGTCGGATTATTGTCCCCTTGAAAATCAAGTTCAAGGTATTCAAAAAGAGAATAGAAAAAAATTATTGGAAAAATTAAATCTTGAAGGAAAGCAAGAAGTTATGGCATTTCAAACACATTCAGCAAATGTTTTTGTTATTGATGAAAATATTGATAAATATTATTATGAGAAGGAATGTGATATTGACGGATTTTTGACAAAAAGGAAAGATATTGCAATTTTTACTTTTTATGCAGACTGTCTTCCAATTTTTGTGTATGATAAAAAAAATGAAGTTATTGGAGTATGGCATTCAGGTTGGCCTGGAACATTTAAAGGGATGATGAAAAGTGGTCTTGAAAAAATGAAAGAAGTTTTTGGGACTGATCCAAAGGATGTTTTAATGGGATTAGGAATTGGAATGCAACAAAAATATTATGAAGTTGGTCTAGATTTTTATGAAAATTTTGTGAATAAATTTGGAAAAGAAAGTGAATTGATACAAAAATCGTTTAAATGGAATGAAAATACTGGGAAATATCATTTTGATAATACAAAATTTAATGAGATAATGGCTCTATCACTTGGCATAAAACCAGAAAATTTAATTGTTTCTTACGAAGATACTTTTGGAGAAATTGATAAATTAGGGAATAGGAGCGACAAATTTCATTCGCATAGACGAGAAGGGAAAAATGCAGGGAGAGCAACTGCGATGATAAGTTTTTCTGAAAAATAG
- a CDS encoding branched-chain amino acid ABC transporter permease has product MQKNTQKTTSVWGDLNYFNKFNKQNYSLTTIFIIVLFIILNFSFDSKDMFSYTAGVYINILIYILFAVSLNIAVGLMGQLSLGHAGFIAIGGYTAALISKSMVAANLPAFVQLLISSIIGGIVAAVFGFLLGASTLRLRGDYLAIITLAFGEIIKYVIQNLDFLGGAAGLKDIPTITNFQISFIFVVVSVIVMTMIMTSRKGREIISIREDEIAAENIGINIKKAKLYGFTLSAFFAGIGGSLFAHNIGILTPDKFGFMFSIEILVMVVFGGLGSITGAVISATALTVLNEYLREVSQFRYLVYAIILIVLMIFRPSGLFGTKELTIPRFVRKIKNIKNKTLNKNKNKK; this is encoded by the coding sequence ATGCAAAAAAATACACAAAAAACTACAAGTGTATGGGGAGATTTGAACTATTTCAATAAATTTAATAAACAAAATTATAGTTTGACTACCATATTCATTATAGTTTTATTCATTATTTTAAATTTTAGTTTTGATAGTAAAGATATGTTTAGTTATACTGCTGGTGTTTATATTAATATTTTGATTTATATATTGTTTGCAGTGAGCTTGAATATCGCAGTTGGATTAATGGGACAACTTAGTTTAGGTCATGCTGGATTTATTGCTATTGGAGGATATACTGCTGCTCTTATTTCTAAATCAATGGTTGCCGCTAATTTACCTGCTTTCGTTCAATTACTTATTTCTTCAATAATTGGTGGAATCGTTGCAGCGGTTTTCGGATTTTTATTAGGAGCGAGTACATTAAGATTAAGAGGAGATTATTTGGCAATTATTACATTGGCTTTTGGAGAAATTATAAAATATGTTATTCAAAACTTAGATTTCTTAGGTGGAGCTGCTGGATTAAAAGATATTCCGACAATAACTAATTTCCAAATTTCATTCATTTTCGTTGTTGTTTCGGTTATCGTTATGACAATGATTATGACTTCAAGAAAAGGTAGAGAAATTATTTCGATAAGAGAAGATGAAATTGCTGCTGAAAATATTGGTATTAATATTAAAAAAGCAAAATTATATGGATTCACCTTATCAGCTTTCTTCGCTGGAATTGGTGGTTCATTGTTCGCACACAATATTGGAATTTTAACACCTGATAAATTTGGATTTATGTTCTCTATTGAAATATTGGTTATGGTTGTATTTGGTGGATTAGGAAGTATCACTGGAGCAGTTATCTCTGCAACTGCCTTAACTGTATTAAATGAATATTTAAGAGAAGTTTCTCAATTTAGATATTTAGTTTATGCGATTATCTTAATTGTGTTAATGATTTTTAGACCATCAGGACTTTTTGGAACAAAAGAATTAACAATACCAAGATTTGTAAGAAAAATTAAGAATATAAAAAATAAAACTTTGAATAAAAACAAAAATAAAAAATAG